In the genome of Variibacter gotjawalensis, one region contains:
- a CDS encoding CHAD domain-containing protein, with translation MSEGIRAFARDILDEADKALTRRDSADAVVVHDFRKAMKRWRAFLRLMPKIVGSDAEWLRHAARDLARELAEARDAHAALDALNDLARIEGSISPRTLATLRERLGKMRSEAESVALTTEMRSKMRAHVEESSRAVTKWQLDEAAFSDIADGLTASYRSARKLIPDDWKTIEDEPLHELRSRVVVQRYQMPLIQPLWPRYSKLWAKETQRLREVLGAHQDITVLAKLTAPGEPLSRWRAVLAPVITARKAAHVETSAKMAERLFVETPKAFRARLLGLWKSSRPEH, from the coding sequence ATGAGCGAGGGCATCCGCGCCTTCGCTCGCGATATTCTCGACGAGGCCGACAAGGCTTTGACCCGCCGGGATTCGGCCGACGCCGTCGTGGTGCATGACTTCCGCAAAGCAATGAAACGGTGGCGCGCTTTCCTGCGCCTGATGCCGAAGATCGTCGGCTCGGATGCCGAATGGCTCCGCCATGCGGCCCGCGACCTTGCGCGCGAGCTGGCTGAAGCACGCGACGCCCACGCGGCGCTCGATGCGCTGAATGACCTGGCCCGTATCGAGGGCTCCATCTCGCCGCGCACGTTGGCGACCTTGCGTGAGCGTCTCGGCAAGATGCGCAGCGAAGCCGAGAGTGTTGCGCTGACGACCGAGATGCGCAGCAAGATGCGCGCGCATGTGGAAGAGAGCAGCCGCGCCGTAACGAAATGGCAGCTCGACGAGGCCGCCTTCAGTGACATCGCGGACGGCCTCACGGCATCGTACCGCAGCGCGCGCAAACTCATCCCGGACGATTGGAAAACGATCGAGGACGAACCGTTGCACGAGTTGCGCTCGCGCGTCGTCGTGCAGCGCTACCAGATGCCGCTGATCCAGCCGCTGTGGCCGCGATACTCGAAACTTTGGGCGAAAGAGACGCAGCGCTTGCGCGAGGTTCTCGGCGCGCATCAAGACATCACGGTGCTGGCTAAACTGACGGCACCGGGTGAGCCGCTTTCTCGCTGGCGCGCGGTTCTCGCACCTGTGATCACGGCGCGCAAAGCCGCGCATGTCGAGACGTCCGCGAAGATGGCGGAGCGCTTGTTCGTCGAGACGCCGAAAGCGTTCCGTGCGCGTTTGCTTGGACTTTGGAAGTCGAGCCGCCCGGAGCATTGA
- a CDS encoding alpha/beta fold hydrolase, with the protein MAATSNEVTANGIRIHYLRAGPRGGTPLILLHGWPEFSHVWHKVITRLEDRYDLIAPDLRGFGKSEKPDKGPSRDVGADVHAQDVHALMDALSIPKAGLVGHDVGSYVMQSLARAHPDRLTGLLFFNCPTPAIGKRWIEPGHLKEIWYQSFHQKDFAAQLVGSSRETCRTYFAHFLSHWSKDPHTFDNELETWVDNFLQPGNLQGGFNFYLSANAKRLAAMRGETGPAEKIKTRTRVVWGRHDPVLKSEWSDCLGETFTDFTLNFAENSAHFVHYEEPDLATREIAGFFK; encoded by the coding sequence ATGGCTGCGACATCGAACGAAGTGACCGCGAATGGCATTCGTATTCACTATCTGCGCGCGGGGCCGCGCGGCGGGACGCCATTGATCCTGCTGCACGGCTGGCCGGAATTCTCGCATGTCTGGCACAAAGTCATCACGCGCCTCGAAGATCGCTACGACCTCATCGCGCCCGATCTGCGTGGTTTCGGCAAATCCGAGAAGCCTGACAAAGGGCCGTCGCGCGATGTCGGCGCCGACGTCCACGCGCAAGACGTTCATGCGCTGATGGATGCCCTCAGTATTCCGAAAGCCGGTCTCGTCGGTCACGATGTCGGCTCCTACGTGATGCAGTCTCTTGCGCGGGCGCATCCGGATCGTCTCACCGGCTTGCTGTTCTTCAACTGCCCGACACCGGCGATCGGCAAGCGCTGGATCGAGCCCGGTCATCTCAAGGAGATCTGGTATCAATCCTTCCACCAGAAGGATTTTGCCGCGCAACTCGTCGGCTCATCGCGCGAGACGTGCCGGACATACTTCGCGCACTTCCTCTCGCATTGGTCGAAGGACCCGCACACGTTCGACAATGAGCTGGAAACCTGGGTCGACAATTTTCTCCAGCCCGGCAATCTGCAAGGCGGCTTCAACTTCTATCTGTCCGCCAACGCTAAACGGCTTGCCGCGATGCGCGGCGAGACGGGGCCGGCCGAGAAGATCAAGACGCGGACACGCGTCGTCTGGGGGCGGCACGATCCGGTTCTTAAATCCGAGTGGTCGGACTGTCTCGGCGAAACCTTCACGGACTTCACGTTGAATTTCGCCGAGAACTCCGCACACTTCGTGCATTACGAAGAGCCGGATTTGGCGACGCGGGAGATCGCTGGGTTCTTCAAGTAG
- a CDS encoding M20 family peptidase yields the protein MTDEQKPKRRVGRVVLRLLGVLLLCVVVLGGVLVYRAVTLPSRQIAAAPVPRLALDETAVAQRLADAVRIQTVSTPAGDAAGEKEAFTEFRSLLAKNYPRVHAQLSPQLINDCALVFRWEGANASAKPVLLMSHMDVVPGEVPFASRKWTHPPFGGVIADGYIWGRGTWDDKAGVIGILEAAELLLAENHKPARTTYFSFGCDEEVLGQRGAIKVVEAFEKQGVRFAWVLDEGFAVTHNLIPGLQGPATLIGLAEKGYFTIELSVDGAGGHSSTPPRETPIGILSNAIARLEQQQMPARMPRTMVQMFDALTPEMPFGQKIILANRWLFDPLITRSFLGSAATAASVRTTTAPTMMNAGVKENVLPQGASAIVNFRLRPGDTSADVLAHVDRVIADPRIKVKAVAPPTEASRESTIAGEGFQTLARTSRQIFPDAVVAPGLVLGATDSRFFERIADDVYRFMPIRIHAQDVVRFHGIDERISVEGHADGVRFYRQLLLNIR from the coding sequence ATGACAGACGAACAGAAGCCGAAGCGCCGCGTTGGGCGCGTTGTGTTGCGACTCCTTGGCGTTCTTCTGCTTTGTGTCGTGGTTCTCGGCGGCGTCCTCGTCTATCGCGCGGTGACGCTGCCATCTCGGCAGATCGCCGCGGCGCCGGTGCCGCGTCTCGCTCTCGATGAAACGGCCGTTGCGCAACGCCTCGCGGACGCAGTGCGCATCCAGACGGTCTCGACGCCGGCCGGGGATGCCGCCGGTGAGAAGGAAGCGTTCACGGAATTTCGGTCCCTGCTCGCGAAGAACTACCCGCGCGTCCATGCGCAGCTCTCGCCGCAGCTCATCAACGACTGCGCGCTCGTTTTCCGTTGGGAAGGCGCCAACGCGAGCGCCAAACCTGTTCTCTTGATGAGCCACATGGATGTGGTGCCGGGCGAAGTCCCGTTCGCGTCACGCAAGTGGACCCATCCGCCATTCGGCGGCGTGATCGCCGACGGCTACATCTGGGGGCGTGGCACGTGGGACGACAAAGCCGGCGTCATCGGCATTCTTGAAGCGGCCGAATTGCTGCTCGCCGAAAACCACAAGCCCGCGCGGACGACGTATTTCAGCTTCGGCTGCGACGAGGAGGTTTTGGGCCAGCGTGGCGCCATCAAAGTCGTCGAGGCGTTCGAGAAGCAAGGCGTCCGCTTCGCGTGGGTGCTCGATGAAGGCTTCGCGGTCACGCACAATCTCATCCCGGGTCTGCAAGGGCCGGCGACGCTAATCGGTCTTGCCGAGAAGGGTTACTTCACCATCGAACTCTCAGTCGACGGCGCGGGCGGCCATTCGTCGACGCCGCCGCGCGAAACGCCGATCGGCATTTTGTCGAACGCGATCGCACGACTCGAGCAGCAACAAATGCCGGCGCGCATGCCACGCACGATGGTGCAGATGTTCGATGCGCTGACACCCGAGATGCCGTTCGGTCAGAAGATCATCCTCGCGAACCGTTGGCTATTTGACCCGCTGATCACGCGCTCGTTCCTCGGCTCGGCCGCAACCGCTGCGTCGGTGCGCACCACGACGGCGCCTACGATGATGAACGCCGGGGTCAAAGAAAACGTTCTGCCGCAAGGCGCCAGCGCGATCGTCAACTTCCGCCTTCGGCCCGGTGATACGTCGGCCGACGTGCTCGCGCATGTCGATCGCGTCATCGCGGATCCGCGGATCAAAGTGAAAGCCGTCGCGCCGCCGACGGAGGCCTCGCGTGAGTCGACAATCGCGGGCGAGGGATTTCAGACGCTCGCGCGCACGTCGCGGCAAATCTTTCCTGACGCTGTCGTCGCGCCCGGCTTGGTGCTCGGCGCAACGGACAGCCGCTTCTTCGAGCGCATCGCGGACGATGTTTATCGCTTCATGCCGATCCGTATCCATGCGCAGGATGTGGTGCGTTTTCACGGCATCGACGAGCGTATCTCGGTCGAAGGGCACGCTGACGGCGTGCGGTTCTATCGCCAACTTCTCCTGAATATCCGCTGA
- a CDS encoding VOC family protein yields MKITSYYPVVMTADVPGTSAFYTQHFGFEEKFTSDWYVHLQSSSDPSVNLAVLDGAHETIPESGRGRVSGLLLNFEVDDVDSVHDRLAKAGLPILRTLRDEDFGQRHFITADPNGVLIDVIKPIPPKGEFVAQYTDDARPA; encoded by the coding sequence ATGAAGATCACGAGCTATTATCCGGTCGTTATGACAGCCGACGTCCCGGGTACTTCCGCCTTCTACACGCAGCATTTCGGTTTCGAAGAGAAGTTCACCAGCGATTGGTACGTCCATCTCCAATCGTCGAGCGATCCGAGCGTCAATCTCGCCGTGCTTGATGGGGCGCATGAGACCATCCCGGAATCCGGCCGAGGCAGGGTCTCCGGCTTGCTGCTGAACTTCGAGGTCGACGATGTCGACAGCGTCCATGACCGTCTGGCGAAAGCCGGACTGCCGATCCTCCGCACGCTGCGTGACGAAGACTTTGGGCAACGCCACTTCATCACCGCGGACCCGAACGGCGTCCTCATCGACGTGATCAAGCCGATCCCGCCGAAGGGCGAATTTGTCGCTCAGTATACGGACGACGCCCGACCGGCCTGA